One genomic window of Arachis stenosperma cultivar V10309 chromosome 10, arast.V10309.gnm1.PFL2, whole genome shotgun sequence includes the following:
- the LOC130956037 gene encoding kinetochore protein NDC80 homolog, giving the protein MRPGAGSRRQPNDSFIPPPTPLDFHQRNQFPRDSDASFASSRPSSAGGGAGRTRFEDYKERHFQQTVISAINSFLLSRNFPISFKSGGTTPSAKDILETLKFLLREIEYPVSKLEEDLPRLLKRLNYPFKLNKSILKSPAAPHQWPYLLALIHWLVQIASFSSHLSQSTSNTVSSLLQVNLVHQYTLNSYLNYIKGRDDVVEELELDIMDKLNHQKALAQEKLEDANNELKSLRDDLERLRLHPVKKEEVEKTKGMLEDDVKKFNLLIEDVGRKIEEMEKVLAEKEKVLEAKERENLRVCEENKELRRTVEAQPVNARDVERMKRELQALEREIQEGELARNVWEDKFWEIENNLSHKFKELEVLALDCNQELRRLKIGDDIQYQLNAKGTTPAEIMGFDHKLSLKPALNWYTEDIKKTSMARLEELISYQQMSNENAARLEGKRNNVATLQSQIDKMEAELNTIENETQDYVNRCSAEAKRMLEDVHVAGHDLDIMEREAAEVLKAAQLNLQEAIKQSEEEIQMRARELLKLVDSVSKYKEYVGSKISEMNRELSETATAVSEAYRGSFPSQFTNILNANRQPESKD; this is encoded by the exons ATGAGACCCGGCGCCGGATCCCGCCGACAACCCAACGACTCATTCATTCCGCCGCCAACTCCGCTGGATTTCCATCAGCGCAATCAGTTCCCCCGCGACTCCGACGCCAGTTTCGCAAGTAGCCGCCCTTCTTCCGCCGGAGGCGGCGCGGGGCGCACGAGGTTCGAGGACTACAAGGAGCGCCACTTTCAGCAAACGGTGATTTCCGCCATCAACTCGTTCCTCTTGTCGCGGAACTTTCCCATCAGCTTCAAATCCGGCGGCACCACACCTTCCGCGAAGGACATCCTCGAAACCCTAAAGTTCCTTCTGAGAGAGATCGAGTACCCTGTGTCGAAACTCGAAGAGGATCTTCCCCGTCTCCTGAAGCGCCTGAATTACCCGTTCAAGCTCAACAAGTCCATCCTCAAATCCCCCGCTGCCCCTCACCAGTGGCCTTACTTGCTCGCACTCATTCACTGGCTCGTTCAGATCGCCTCCTTCAGCTCTCACCTCTCCCAATCCACCTCCAATACCGTCTCTTCCCTCCTCCAGGTCAACCTTGTCCACCAGTACACCCTCAATTCCTATCTTAACTACATTAAGGGCCGTGATGATGTGGTTGAAGAACTCGAACTCGACATCATGGACAAGCTCAACCATCAGAAGGCCCTGGCCCAGGAGAAGCTCGAGGATGCCAACAATGAGCTCAAGAGTTTGAGGGATGACTTGGAGAGGCTGAGGTTGCATCCCGTAAAGAAGGAGGAGGTGGAGAAGACTAAG GGCATGCTAGAGGACGATGTGAAGAAGTTTAATCTTCTGATTGAGGATGTTGGGAGGAAGATTGAGGAGATGGAGAAGGTGCTGGCAGAGAAGGAGAAGGTTCTGGAGGCGAAGGAGCGGGAGAACCTTAGGGTTTGCGAGGAGAACAAGGAACTCAGGAGGACGGTGGAGGCACAGCCTGTGAATGCGAGGGATgtggagaggatgaagagggaGTTGCAGGCTTTGGAGAGGGAGATCCAGGAGGGCGAGCTTGCCAGGAATGTTTGGGAGGACAAGTTCTGGGAAATCGAGAATAATCTTTCTCACAAGTTCAAGGAGCTTGAGGTGCTTGCTTTGGATTGCAACCAAGAGCTGAGGAG GTTGAAGATCGGTGATGATATTCAGTATCAGTTGAATGCCAAGGGAACTACGCCTGCTGAGATTATGGGTTTTGACCATAAATTGAGTCTGAAGCCTGCACTTAACTGGTACACTGAAGACATTAAGAAGACTTCTATGGCGAGATTGGAAGAGTTAATTTCCTATCAGCAAATGTCCAATGAAAATGCTGCTAGGCTTGAGGGAAAAAGAAATAATGTTGCAACATTGCAGTCACAGATTGATAAA ATGGAAGCTGAACTAAACACGATAGAGAATGAAACACAAGATTATGTAAATAGATGTTCAGCTGAAGCAAAGCGAATGTTGGAGGATGTCCACGTAGCAGGTCATGACCTGGACATTATGGAAAGAGAGGCAGCTGAGGTTCTGAAG GCTGCCCAATTGAATTTGCAGGAAGCAATTAAGCAAAGTGAAGAAGAAATACAAATGCGTGCTCGTGAGCTCCTGAAGTTGGTTGATTCAGTCTCAAAGTATAAAGAATACGTGGGGTCTAAAATTTCAGAGATGAATAGGGAACTATCAGAAACTGCAACTGCTGTCTCTGAGGCATACCGGGGTTCATTTCCATCCCAATTCACCAATATATTGAATGCAAATCGCCAGCCTGAGAGTAAAGACTGA
- the LOC130955956 gene encoding partner of Y14 and mago, which yields MSTSRRSEDQQHKEQVAEISKTLKEGERILAPTRRPDGTLRKAIRIRAGYTPQEEVAIYQPKAALLKKEMASHSGPPGYDPALDNSKPKTKSVKRNERKKEKRLQAALEKEKNLELNVTEDSMKLEAVKNDLGSESVQSLTSQINELAVSGSSSVASPVTDSTEGLDSSGCSQDIDKKIRALKKKIRQTESLQQKAAEQDMKPEQLEKLAKLEDWRNELRLLEERLKRQQQHDQSLITTKLN from the exons ATGTCAACGAGTCGCCGAAGCGAAGATCAACAACACAAGGAGCAAGTTGCAGAGATCAGCAAAACCCTAAAAGAAGGAGAGAGGATTCTCGCCCCTACTCGGCGACCCGATGGAACCCTCCGAAAAGCCATTCGCATCAGAGCTGGCTATACCCCTCAAGAAGAAGTCGCCATTTATCAACCCAAAGCTGCTCTG TTGAAGAAAGAGATGGCATCACACAGTGGACCTCCGGGTTATGATCCTGCATTGGATAATTCAAAACCAAAGACGAAATCGGTAAAGAGGAACGAAAGGAAGAAGGAAAAGCGACTTCAG GCTGCccttgaaaaggaaaagaatttaGAATTAAATGTAACTGAAGATAGTATGAAGCTAGAAGCAGTCAAGAATGATCTTGGATCAGAATCTGTTCAGTCTCTAACATCTCAGATTAATGAACTAGCTGTTTCTGGAAGTTCTTCCGTTGCTTCTCCTGTCACGGACTCTACAGAAGGTTTAGACTCATCTGGCTGCAGCCAAGATATTGATAAAAAGATTCGAGCACTGAAAAAGAAG ATACGACAGACAGAAAGCCTCCAGCAGAAAGCTGCAGAGCAAGATATGAAGCCTGAGCAGTTAGAGAAGCTAGCAAAACTGGAAGATTGGCGTAATGAGCTAAGACTTTTGGAGGAAAGGCTGAAACGACAGCAGCAGCATGACCAAAGTCTTATAACTACTAAATTAAATTAG
- the LOC130954356 gene encoding uncharacterized protein LOC130954356, which yields MDSAFGSFRSTFFAAHSLLISCFFFTSFASIHVYHREPFIDVGNSYLLSGGSEGIVASLPAAASPSNPNSIHNGRAYIRFENITFWRTRTAAKRGTGPVHVIIFEAADRDNIGGSAYGGQRAICCTADLAKIEGCKQGEILRRPSATDINWPVILDVRFKGKSKTANLDSKGVTIRKTGMYNLIFVACDPNLKDMFMSGKTIWKNPDGYLPGRMAPLKKFYVFMTLAYVCLSIIWFLQYWRFWNDVLQLQHCITAVIALGLFEMFLWYLEYVNFNNTGMRPVGITTLVVTVGAIRKAISRLLILCVSMGYGVVRPTLGGLTSKVLLLGFTYFLASELLNITEYVGTINDVSGRARLLLVLPDAFLDAFLILWIFTSLSRTLEQLQAKRSSVKLDIYRKFSNALAVTVISSVVWIGYEVYFKATDPFNERWQSAWIITAFWDILAFGLLCVICYLWAPSQSSQRYAYSEEVGEESDDEEAQSLTKGKHEGQGGELSMVKQEKNVGRDAHLDVDNESEEEEEDKRE from the exons ATGGATTCAGCATTTGGATCTTTCAGATCCACATTCTTCGCCGCGCATTCACTCCTCATATCTTGTTTCTTCTTCACTTCTTTTGCGTCCATCCACGTCTACCATCGCGAGCCTTTCATAGATGTCGGAAATTCTTACCTTCTCTCCGGCGGCAGCGAGGGCATCGTCGCTTCTCTCCCCGCCGCTGCTTCGCCCTCCAACCCCAACTCCATCCATAACGGCCGTGCTTATATCAg ATTTGAGAATATCACCTTTTGGAGAACCAGAACTGCTGCCAAGCGTGGTACTGGGCCAGTGCACGTTATAATTTTTGAGGCTGCTGATCGAGATAACATAGGTGGTTCTGCTTATGGTGGACAACGGGCAATCTGTTGCACTGCTGATTTAGCTAAAATAGAAGGTTGTAAGCAAGGAGAGATTCTTAGAAGACCTTCTGCAACAGACATCAATTGGCCTGTCATCTTAGATGTACGTTTCAAGGGAAAATCCAAAACTGCAAATCTAGACTCTAAGGGGGTTACCATTAGAAAGACTGgaatgtataatttaatttttgtagcTTGTGACCCCAATCTCAAGGATATGTTTATGAGTGGAAAGACGATCTGGAAAAACCCTGATGGGTACTTGCCTGGTAGGATGGCCCCATTAAAGAAGTTCTATGTATTTATGACACTTGCTTATGTCTGCCTAAGCATCATTTGGTTCCTTCAGTATTGGAGATTTTGGAATGATGTACTGCAACTTCAGCACTGTATCACAGCTGTCATTGCTCTTGGGTTGTTTGAGATGTTTCTCTGGTATTTGGAGTATGTCAATTTCAACAATACTGGAATGAGGCCTGTCGGGATCACAACATTGGTTGTCACTGTTGGGGCTATAAGAAAAGCAATTTCACGACTTCTTATTCTCTGTGTTTCAATGGGTTATGGTGTTGTGCGACCCACTCTTGGGGGTCTTACCTCAAAGGTTCTTTTACTTGGATTTACTTACTTTCTGGCATCAGAATTGCTGAATATTACTGAATATGTGGGGACCATAAATGATGTATCTGGAAGGGCAAGGCTACTTCTAGTTCTTCCTGATGCTTTCTTGGATGCATTTTTGATATTGTGGATCTTTACATCACTTTCAAGAACATTGGAACAGTTACAG GCTAAACGGAGTTCTGTTAAGCTAGATATTTATAGAAAGTTCTCAAATGCTTTGGCAGTAACGGTGATCTCCTCAGTAGTTTGGATAGGATATGAG GTATACTTCAAAGCCACAGATCCTTTCAATGAGCGCTGGCAGAGTGCTTGGATCATTACtgctttctgggacattctgGCATTTGGATTACTGTGTGTTATTTGCTACCTCTGGGCCCCATCCCAAAGCTCTCAAAG GTACGCATATTCAGAGGAAGTGGGAGAAGAATCAGATGATGAAGAAGCTCAGTCTTTAACAAAGGGAAAGCATGAAGGTCAAGGTGGTGAACTAAGTAtggtcaagcaagaaaagaatgtCGGAAGGGATGCACACTTGGATGTAGATAACGAgtcagaggaggaggaggaggacaaacGGGAATAA